Proteins encoded within one genomic window of Arachis ipaensis cultivar K30076 chromosome B08, Araip1.1, whole genome shotgun sequence:
- the LOC107611105 gene encoding uncharacterized protein LOC107611105, translated as MLKNQEITSKNQEASIRNIERQMGQLSKQVVIERPTSSLPSDTIPNPKEECKAIQLRSGKTLVSNKEYNKRPMDNDKASSKHGEASNKEEMTKSKQAQEKPKEKYDQPQDPRKGKQVMEEASQGQKQVDKFIFPADFVILDLRKEGNESIILGRPFLATVRAIIDVEQGELTLRVHDESITLNIFPEAQHNDEKEKCMEVDKEDLQWKEETNKTLINLPPRQVTSSKAGQEDNETALNDEKKQEGSEVLPQRRQIPKHSSLSREKNHQEKGRKSRKRVHEGGRIKRSQVKDFQRETKCC; from the exons ATGCTGAAGAACCAAGAGATAACAAGTAAGAATCAGGAAGCCTCAATAAGAAACATAGAGAGGCAGATGGGGCAACTATCCAAGCAAGTTGTAATTGAAAGGCcaacaagctcactcccaagtgataccatcCCAAATCCTAAAGAGGAATGCAAAGCcatccaactgaggagtggaaagaCCTTGGTGAGTAACAAAGAATATAACAAGAGGCCTATGGACAATGACAAAGCTAGCAGCAAGCATGGTGAAGCTAGCAACAAGGAAGAGATGACAAAAAGCAAACAAGCTCAAGAGAAGCCTAAAGAAAAATATGACCAACCACAAGATCCAAGGAAAGGGAAGCAAGTAATGGAGGAAGCATCTCAAGGGCAAAAGCAG gtggataAGTTCATATTTCCTGCAGACTTTGTGATTTTAGATCTAAGAAAAGAAGGAAATGAATCCATTATcttaggaagaccattcttggccacagTAAGAGCCATCATAGATGTTGAACAAGGAGAGCTGACTCTAAGGGTACATGATGAAAGCATTACTCTGAATATCTTTCCAGAAGCACAGCATaatgatgaaaaggaaaaatGCATGGAGGTTGATAAAGAAGACTTGCAGTGGAAGGAAGAAACCAACAAGACACTCATTAATCTTCCTCCAAGGCAAGTGACAAGCAGCAAGGCAGGTCAAGAGGATAATGAAACTGCACTGAATGATGAGAAGAAGCAAGAAGGAAGTGAGGTGTTACCACAGAGAAGACAGATTCCAAAACACAGCTCACTGTCAAGGgagaaaaatcatcaagaaaagggaagaaaatcaagaaaaagGGTCCATGAGGGTGGAAGAATAAAAAGATCCCAAGTGAAGGATTTTCAAAGGGAGACAAAGTGCTGTTAA